The Candidatus Acidiferrales bacterium genome window below encodes:
- a CDS encoding ferritin family protein: MKSFDSLSEQEVLALAISLEEDDERIYADYAEGLRGEYAETAAAFDDMRGEESEHRRRLIELYRQRFGEHIPLIRRTDVKGFVKRQPIWLAKPLRLGAIRSQASAMEEETRRFYEKAASRAHDASTRQLLDDLAQVERTHEHRAKGDLDSTVSLHEDEARKKLLVLQIVQPGLAGLMDGSVSTLAPVFAAAFASHKTWTAFLVGLAASLGAGISMGFAEALSDDGSLTGRGLPWIRGLVCGLMTTLGGIGHTLPFLIGQFNLALGIAIAVVLIELATITWVRRRYMDTPIFSAALQVALGGAIVFATGVLIGSW; the protein is encoded by the coding sequence ATGAAGAGCTTCGACAGTTTGTCCGAGCAGGAAGTTTTGGCGTTGGCAATTTCACTCGAAGAAGACGATGAGCGCATTTACGCCGACTACGCCGAAGGCTTGCGCGGTGAGTACGCAGAAACTGCCGCGGCATTTGATGACATGCGCGGAGAGGAATCCGAACATCGCCGGCGCTTGATTGAACTCTATCGGCAGCGATTCGGCGAGCATATCCCGCTGATTCGGCGCACCGACGTCAAGGGATTCGTGAAGCGCCAGCCTATTTGGCTGGCGAAACCGCTTCGGCTCGGGGCCATCCGGAGTCAAGCTAGCGCGATGGAAGAGGAAACGCGGCGCTTCTATGAGAAGGCGGCGTCCCGGGCACACGACGCGAGCACACGCCAGCTTCTTGACGATCTGGCGCAGGTGGAACGCACGCACGAGCATCGTGCGAAAGGCGATCTCGACTCGACTGTGTCTCTGCACGAGGATGAAGCACGCAAGAAGCTGCTCGTCTTGCAGATTGTCCAGCCGGGCTTAGCGGGACTGATGGATGGTTCGGTTTCGACGCTAGCGCCCGTGTTTGCCGCGGCCTTCGCCAGTCACAAGACTTGGACGGCGTTTCTCGTCGGACTTGCTGCATCGTTGGGAGCAGGAATCAGCATGGGATTCGCGGAGGCACTTTCGGATGACGGTAGCTTGACTGGGCGCGGCCTACCGTGGATTCGCGGCCTGGTCTGCGGATTGATGACTACGCTCGGAGGGATCGGGCACACGCTGCCGTTCCTCATTGGCCAGTTCAATCTCGCTCTGGGTATTGCGATCGCCGTTGTTCTCATCGAATTAGCGACGATCACATGGGTCCGGCGACGCTACATGGACACGCCGATTTTCTCCGCTGCTCTGCAAGTCGCTTTGGGCGGCGCGATTGTCTTTGCCACCGGCGTGCTCATCGGCAGTTGGTAA
- a CDS encoding DinB family protein yields the protein MPAAEIAKLLRLLDEGYSKPAWHGPNLRASVRGLSARDAAWRPAPGRHNIWEIVVHAAYWKYAVRCRLLGEKRDRFALSGRNWFVRSGSLGEKAWRADLKLLDGEHKKLREVVAKFASNALGRPAPGHRGIASAQIAGVAFHDVYHAGQIQLLRRLHKARSRS from the coding sequence ATGCCCGCCGCAGAAATCGCCAAGCTGCTTCGATTGCTCGACGAGGGATATTCGAAGCCAGCCTGGCACGGGCCGAACCTTCGCGCATCGGTGCGCGGACTCAGCGCGCGCGATGCCGCCTGGCGTCCTGCTCCGGGGCGTCATAATATTTGGGAGATCGTCGTCCACGCAGCTTATTGGAAATATGCCGTGCGATGCAGGCTGCTCGGCGAAAAGCGTGACCGTTTTGCGCTATCCGGGCGCAATTGGTTTGTGCGATCCGGCTCACTCGGCGAAAAAGCGTGGCGTGCGGACCTGAAGCTACTCGACGGAGAACACAAAAAGTTGCGTGAGGTTGTTGCAAAATTTGCGTCGAACGCGCTTGGCCGTCCGGCGCCTGGACACAGAGGAATCGCGAGCGCGCAGATTGCCGGCGTCGCTTTTCACGACGTTTATCACGCTGGGCAAATTCAACTTCTCAGGCGTTTGCATAAGGCTCGCAGTCGCAGCTAA
- a CDS encoding AraC family transcriptional regulator, translating to MNPQTAAVLREPASPIRILDSGPASSQIRVILQADTPGVVEAPSRTRSVVAIHVGRPVRLECRHGNEKYSGLAIHGDIDIIPSGMPARWEMKETDTALLLSISTKFLERLAQESGLDPRGLQLRDRFHIRDRQIEHIGWALMAEMEQGYPNGSLFLQSLATALGVQLLRNHSSLGGKHASPNGGLPARKLRQVVSYIEDNLGEDLSLEAIARIADVSVSHLKVLFRKSLGMPVHQYVIRRRVERAALALRQERASISQVALEMGFTHQSHLAAHMKRILGVSPREIKGCS from the coding sequence ATGAACCCGCAAACCGCCGCGGTCCTGCGCGAGCCTGCCTCGCCGATAAGAATACTGGACTCAGGACCGGCATCGAGCCAGATTCGCGTCATTCTGCAAGCCGATACGCCCGGCGTGGTGGAAGCTCCCAGCCGCACAAGATCCGTCGTAGCCATTCACGTTGGGAGGCCTGTCCGGCTGGAATGCCGGCATGGAAATGAAAAGTACAGCGGCTTGGCAATTCACGGCGATATCGACATCATCCCGAGCGGAATGCCGGCGCGCTGGGAAATGAAGGAGACAGACACTGCTCTTCTCCTCAGCATTTCGACAAAATTTCTTGAGCGGCTTGCGCAAGAATCAGGGTTGGATCCCCGGGGTTTGCAGCTCCGCGATCGATTCCATATTCGAGACAGGCAGATCGAGCATATCGGCTGGGCGCTGATGGCCGAAATGGAGCAGGGATATCCGAATGGGAGCCTCTTCCTGCAGAGCCTTGCGACTGCGCTTGGCGTGCAGCTATTGCGAAACCATAGCTCGCTAGGCGGCAAGCACGCTTCGCCGAACGGAGGCTTGCCCGCACGCAAGCTTCGGCAGGTGGTTTCCTATATCGAGGACAATCTCGGCGAGGATCTCTCGCTTGAGGCCATCGCGCGCATCGCGGACGTGAGCGTCTCGCATCTGAAGGTTTTGTTCCGCAAATCTCTGGGGATGCCCGTGCATCAATATGTAATTCGCCGCAGAGTCGAACGCGCGGCGTTAGCGTTGCGGCAGGAAAGGGCTTCGATCAGTCAGGTCGCTCTGGAAATGGGCTTCACCCATCAGAGCCATTTGGCCGCGCATATGAAGCGGATCTTGGGTGTCTCGCCGCGTGAAATCAAGGGCTGCTCATAA
- a CDS encoding DUF1223 domain-containing protein yields MLVELFTAEGCSSCPPAEKLLAALEARQPASNAEIIPLEEHVDYWNHDGWTDPFSSSDWTARQQDYVFKFKESSPYTPEMVVDGDAHFNGSMGHTAVMAIEAAARQPETEITVSSGQPGSHDAEAFSVKVAAIQGDPQGDTADVWLAITETGLHSNVTAGENAGQELYHVAVMRYLHKIGVVHSDSDPIAYSGTAEVKLKSNWKLENLSVVVFVQDKKSLRVLGVASAKVSS; encoded by the coding sequence GTGCTTGTTGAGTTGTTTACGGCTGAGGGCTGCTCGTCCTGCCCGCCGGCTGAAAAGTTGCTTGCCGCCCTTGAAGCCCGCCAACCGGCGTCAAACGCCGAGATCATCCCTCTCGAGGAGCACGTCGATTATTGGAACCATGATGGCTGGACTGATCCATTTTCATCTTCAGACTGGACTGCTCGACAGCAAGATTATGTCTTTAAGTTCAAGGAAAGCTCCCCGTACACTCCGGAAATGGTTGTCGATGGGGATGCGCATTTCAACGGGAGTATGGGCCATACGGCGGTCATGGCAATTGAAGCCGCTGCTCGCCAGCCTGAAACGGAAATTACAGTGTCGTCCGGCCAGCCAGGATCACATGACGCTGAAGCTTTCAGCGTGAAAGTCGCTGCCATTCAGGGCGACCCCCAAGGCGATACGGCCGACGTTTGGCTCGCGATAACCGAAACCGGACTTCATTCCAATGTGACCGCTGGTGAGAACGCAGGACAAGAGCTTTATCATGTTGCCGTCATGCGATACCTCCATAAGATCGGTGTCGTACATTCAGACAGCGATCCCATCGCATATAGCGGCACCGCTGAAGTGAAGCTGAAATCCAATTGGAAGCTCGAAAATTTGTCCGTAGTCGTTTTCGTGCAGGATAAGAAGAGCCTGCGCGTCCTCGGCGTTGCTTCGGCCAAGGTATCAAGCTAA